One genomic segment of Rivularia sp. PCC 7116 includes these proteins:
- a CDS encoding DUF3038 domain-containing protein, with protein sequence MNVSAPLTPFNSPAEQDLPMILETLPDPAVEGQGCPRRTRQQIDLILLAIEALDLGGSEAILAFAQELDLKGIIKDRVNLWRMRSTNPLRRANIRRPLTIMEAKALVVISCYLARRLTVVIRQLLMINQQMVEKQIPLEQNLRLSNYLERFRAHFRSRMNKRRSGLMALNSDDKLNELAVSLLAQLLFCTGTAGMQRFWISLFDGEVE encoded by the coding sequence ATGAATGTTTCCGCTCCTTTAACGCCGTTCAATAGTCCGGCAGAACAAGATTTGCCCATGATTCTGGAAACGCTACCCGATCCCGCAGTAGAGGGGCAGGGATGCCCACGCAGAACTAGACAGCAAATTGACCTTATTTTACTTGCAATTGAAGCTTTAGATCTTGGCGGTTCCGAAGCAATTCTAGCCTTTGCCCAAGAGTTGGATCTGAAGGGAATTATCAAAGATCGAGTTAACTTATGGCGAATGCGTAGCACTAATCCTCTACGCAGAGCCAATATTCGCCGTCCTTTAACCATTATGGAAGCAAAAGCTTTAGTGGTTATTTCCTGCTATTTGGCAAGACGATTAACGGTTGTTATCCGACAGTTGTTAATGATAAATCAACAAATGGTTGAAAAGCAGATTCCTTTGGAACAGAATTTGCGTCTTTCTAATTATTTAGAAAGATTTAGAGCGCATTTCAGAAGCCGCATGAATAAAAGACGCTCTGGATTAATGGCACTAAATTCTGACGATAAATTAAATGAATTGGCTGTAAGTTTGTTAGCACAGCTACTTTTCTGTACGGGAACAGCCGGAATGCAGCGCTTTTGGATTAGTCTTTTTGATGGTGAAGTAGAATGA
- a CDS encoding ABC transporter permease, translating into MTATTSKSFWESSRDSFRKIVTSETFLYIVKRLLQALLTIFLASVVSFIIIQLAPGDYLDNLRQNPKISPERILELQEQFGLDKPWHIQYFLWLWRIISQGDFGTSFVYQRSVASLIWERVPATLLLAFASLICTWAIAIPLGIFAAVKQNRATDRILQVISYAGQGFPSFITALLLLIFAQITAPLFPVGGMTSIYHAQLSPLGKIIDILWHMILPTIALSITSFAGLQRITRGELLDVLRQDYIQTARAKGLPENRVIYVHALRNAINPLITLLGFELAALLSGAFIAEFFFNWPGLGRLTLQAVRAQDLYVLMASLIMGAVLLIVGNLVADLLLKVADPRITLGKS; encoded by the coding sequence ATGACTGCAACAACATCAAAAAGCTTTTGGGAATCAAGTCGAGATTCTTTTCGGAAGATAGTAACTAGCGAAACATTTCTTTATATTGTCAAACGACTATTACAAGCACTGCTGACAATTTTTTTAGCGTCGGTAGTTTCTTTTATTATTATTCAATTGGCTCCAGGAGATTATTTAGATAATCTACGACAGAACCCCAAGATTTCTCCAGAAAGAATTCTGGAATTGCAAGAACAATTTGGATTGGATAAACCTTGGCACATTCAATATTTTTTATGGCTGTGGCGAATTATTTCCCAAGGAGATTTTGGAACGAGTTTTGTCTATCAGCGTTCGGTAGCTTCTTTGATATGGGAAAGAGTACCTGCAACTTTACTTTTAGCTTTTGCTTCTTTGATTTGTACTTGGGCGATCGCCATTCCTTTGGGTATTTTCGCAGCCGTAAAGCAAAACCGTGCTACTGACAGAATTTTACAGGTCATTAGCTATGCCGGACAAGGTTTTCCCAGCTTTATCACGGCTTTGTTATTGCTGATTTTTGCTCAAATTACCGCTCCTTTGTTTCCCGTTGGAGGCATGACAAGCATTTATCACGCTCAACTTTCGCCTTTGGGGAAAATTATTGATATTCTTTGGCACATGATTTTGCCTACCATTGCTTTGAGCATTACTAGTTTTGCTGGTTTGCAGCGTATCACTCGCGGTGAATTATTAGATGTACTGCGTCAAGATTATATTCAAACAGCGCGCGCTAAAGGATTACCAGAAAACCGCGTTATTTACGTTCATGCTCTGCGTAATGCTATTAACCCGTTAATTACTTTATTAGGCTTTGAATTAGCAGCTTTATTAAGCGGTGCTTTTATTGCAGAATTTTTCTTTAACTGGCCTGGTTTAGGTAGATTGACTCTACAAGCAGTACGTGCCCAAGATTTATACGTACTTATGGCTAGTTTGATCATGGGCGCAGTGCTATTAATCGTTGGTAATTTAGTAGCAGATTTATTACTCAAAGTTGCCGATCCTCGGATTACGCTTGGGAAGTCTTGA
- the purF gene encoding amidophosphoribosyltransferase codes for MIPPNTKAVTSDKYAQINSNPINLNERPDKQEEACGVFGVYAPGQDVARLTYFGLYALQHRGQESAGIATFEGKQVHLYKDMGLVSQVFNESILDQLPGNVGVGHTRYSTTGSSHVANAQPAVVETRLGEIALAHNGNLVNTTQLRDELLKKSCNLTTTTDSEMIALAIGEEINEGAQLLEGAIRAFNRCRGAFSLVIGTSEGIMGVRDPNGIRPLVIGTLEGSPTRYVLASETCGLDIIGAQYLRDVEPGELVWITEEGLASFQWSQKQERKLCIFEMFYFARPDSIMNEESLYSYRMRLGRRLAQESVVDADIVFGVPDSGIPAAIGFSEVSGIPYVEGLIKNRYVGRTFIQPTQAMRESGIRMKLNPLKDVLSGKRVIIIDDSIVRGTTSRKLVKSLYEAGAREVHMRISSPPVTHPCFYGIDTDTQDQLIAATKSVKEIAQHLEVDSLSYLSWKGMLEETKQDINSFCSACFTGDYPVPVPERLKRSKLILEEAMV; via the coding sequence ATGATTCCCCCAAATACCAAAGCCGTCACTTCGGATAAATACGCCCAAATTAATAGCAATCCAATTAATTTAAACGAACGTCCTGACAAGCAAGAAGAAGCTTGCGGCGTTTTCGGCGTTTATGCACCCGGACAAGACGTTGCCAGACTAACTTACTTTGGACTGTACGCCCTCCAGCATAGAGGTCAAGAATCCGCTGGGATTGCCACTTTTGAAGGCAAACAGGTACACCTGTACAAAGACATGGGTTTAGTGTCCCAAGTTTTCAACGAATCTATTCTCGATCAATTACCTGGTAACGTTGGCGTTGGTCATACCCGTTATTCGACTACAGGCTCTAGTCATGTGGCTAATGCCCAACCAGCTGTGGTAGAAACTCGATTGGGTGAGATAGCCTTGGCACATAATGGTAATTTAGTCAATACAACTCAATTGCGCGACGAGTTGCTCAAGAAAAGCTGTAACTTGACTACCACAACCGATTCAGAAATGATTGCCTTGGCGATCGGTGAAGAAATAAATGAGGGTGCCCAGTTATTAGAAGGCGCAATTCGTGCTTTTAATCGTTGTAGAGGAGCCTTTAGTTTAGTTATCGGCACAAGTGAAGGCATAATGGGCGTGCGCGATCCGAATGGTATTCGTCCCTTGGTAATTGGTACTTTGGAAGGTAGTCCGACACGTTATGTTTTAGCTTCGGAAACCTGTGGTTTGGATATCATTGGCGCTCAATACTTACGAGACGTAGAACCAGGCGAGTTGGTTTGGATTACCGAAGAAGGTTTAGCATCCTTTCAGTGGAGCCAGAAACAAGAAAGAAAATTATGTATCTTTGAAATGTTTTACTTTGCTCGTCCTGATAGCATCATGAACGAGGAAAGCTTGTACAGTTATCGCATGAGATTAGGACGAAGATTAGCACAAGAATCTGTTGTTGATGCTGACATCGTTTTTGGGGTTCCAGATTCGGGAATACCTGCTGCAATTGGTTTTTCTGAAGTTTCTGGTATACCTTATGTCGAAGGATTGATTAAAAATCGTTACGTAGGAAGAACTTTCATACAGCCTACCCAAGCAATGCGCGAATCGGGTATTCGCATGAAATTAAATCCCCTCAAAGACGTATTATCTGGCAAAAGAGTAATAATCATTGATGATTCAATCGTGCGGGGTACTACAAGTCGTAAGTTGGTAAAATCCTTGTACGAAGCGGGAGCAAGGGAAGTACATATGCGAATTTCCTCTCCCCCAGTTACTCATCCTTGTTTTTATGGTATCGATACTGATACCCAAGACCAACTAATTGCTGCAACTAAATCAGTTAAAGAAATTGCCCAGCATTTGGAAGTAGATAGTTTGAGCTATTTAAGTTGGAAAGGAATGTTAGAAGAAACCAAGCAAGATATTAATAGTTTCTGTTCGGCTTGTTTCACTGGAGATTATCCTGTACCAGTACCTGAAAGACTCAAGCGTTCTAAATTAATTTTGGAAGAAGCAATGGTCTAA
- the purL gene encoding phosphoribosylformylglycinamidine synthase subunit PurL yields MTATSQPPFSTEEIAKEGIKPQEYQEIVKRLGRHPNKAELGMFGVMWSEHCCYKNSRPLLKQFPTTGKRILVGPGENAGVVDLGDGLQLAFKIESHNHPSAVEPFQGAATGVGGILRDIFTMGARPIAVLNSLRFGNLEDAKTQRLFSGVVSGIAHYGNCVGVPTVGGEVYFDSAYSGNPLVNVMALGLMETSEIVKSGASGIGNPVLYVGSTTGRDGMGGASFASAELTDESIDNRPAVQVGDPFLEKSLIEACLEAFKTGAVVAAQDMGAAGITCSTSEMAANGGVGVEFDLDKIPNRETGMIPYEYLLSESQERMLFVAQKGREQELIDIFVRWGLNAVVAGKVIEEPIVRILYQGEIAAEIPATALAENTPIYNRELLAEPPEYARKAWEWTSEELPACTHEGIEIKGKLQTWNDIILTLLDTPTIASKSWVYRQYDHQVQNNTVMLPGGADAAIVRLRPVGGDGEKLSNAQKGVAATVDCNSRYVYLDPYEGAKAVVAEAARNLSCVGAEPLAVTDNLNFGSPEKPIGYWQLSEACRGLAEGCQKLSTPVTGGNVSLYNETFDTNGNPQPIYPTPVVGMIGLIPDLTKICSQAWQSEGDIIYLLGLPIQSEITLGGSEYLATIHDTVAGKPPTIDFDLELRVQKSCREGICQGWVRSAHDCAEGGITVALAECCINSHLGADIHFESPANNARRWDEVLFGESGARIIVSVPLAQQENWESYLQENLSSNWQKIGVVKNSQADLRVFTLDNKTLINVTIDNVSNRYYHSITKRLAVHKQLNTQLTTE; encoded by the coding sequence ATGACCGCTACATCCCAACCTCCATTTTCGACCGAAGAAATAGCCAAAGAAGGCATAAAACCCCAAGAATATCAAGAAATCGTCAAAAGATTAGGTCGTCATCCGAATAAAGCCGAATTAGGAATGTTTGGCGTCATGTGGTCGGAACATTGCTGTTATAAGAATTCCCGACCTTTATTAAAACAGTTCCCAACTACCGGAAAACGTATTCTTGTAGGACCGGGTGAAAATGCTGGTGTTGTAGATTTAGGTGATGGTTTACAACTCGCATTTAAAATCGAATCTCACAATCACCCTTCGGCTGTGGAACCTTTTCAAGGGGCGGCGACGGGAGTTGGTGGAATTCTTAGAGATATTTTTACGATGGGTGCGCGTCCCATTGCTGTATTGAATTCACTGCGTTTTGGTAATTTGGAAGATGCCAAAACCCAAAGATTATTTAGTGGTGTGGTATCGGGAATTGCCCATTATGGGAACTGCGTTGGTGTTCCTACAGTTGGTGGTGAAGTCTACTTTGACAGCGCTTACTCTGGCAATCCTTTGGTTAACGTCATGGCTTTGGGATTGATGGAAACGTCGGAAATTGTCAAATCTGGTGCATCTGGGATTGGTAATCCGGTACTCTATGTCGGCTCTACTACCGGGCGCGACGGTATGGGAGGTGCAAGTTTCGCCAGCGCGGAATTAACCGACGAATCCATTGATAACCGTCCTGCGGTACAGGTTGGCGACCCTTTTTTAGAAAAATCTTTAATCGAAGCTTGTTTGGAAGCCTTTAAAACAGGTGCAGTAGTCGCAGCCCAAGATATGGGTGCTGCGGGTATTACCTGTTCTACTTCCGAAATGGCTGCAAATGGTGGTGTCGGTGTGGAATTCGATTTAGATAAAATCCCTAACCGCGAAACCGGAATGATTCCCTACGAATATTTACTCAGCGAATCTCAAGAGAGAATGCTGTTTGTTGCTCAAAAAGGTAGAGAACAAGAATTAATTGATATTTTTGTACGTTGGGGATTGAATGCAGTAGTAGCAGGAAAAGTCATAGAAGAACCGATTGTAAGAATTCTATATCAAGGAGAAATCGCAGCAGAAATACCAGCTACAGCTTTGGCAGAAAATACCCCAATTTACAACCGAGAATTATTAGCTGAACCTCCAGAATATGCTCGTAAAGCTTGGGAATGGACATCAGAAGAATTACCCGCTTGCACTCATGAAGGCATTGAAATAAAAGGTAAATTACAAACCTGGAACGATATTATTCTGACTTTACTTGATACTCCCACCATCGCTTCAAAAAGTTGGGTTTATCGTCAATACGACCATCAAGTGCAAAACAATACCGTAATGTTACCCGGTGGTGCAGATGCGGCAATTGTGCGGTTACGCCCTGTTGGGGGAGATGGGGAGAAACTTTCCAATGCCCAAAAAGGAGTTGCAGCAACAGTTGACTGCAATTCTCGGTATGTTTATCTCGATCCTTATGAAGGCGCTAAAGCTGTGGTAGCCGAAGCCGCACGCAATCTAAGCTGTGTGGGTGCCGAACCTTTAGCAGTGACGGATAATCTTAATTTTGGTAGTCCTGAGAAACCGATTGGTTATTGGCAGCTATCAGAAGCTTGCCGGGGATTGGCAGAAGGATGTCAAAAATTATCGACTCCGGTAACTGGAGGAAATGTCTCTCTCTACAATGAAACTTTTGATACGAACGGTAATCCCCAGCCAATTTATCCTACTCCCGTTGTCGGAATGATAGGATTAATTCCCGATTTAACCAAAATTTGCTCCCAAGCTTGGCAATCGGAAGGAGATATAATTTATCTCCTCGGTTTACCAATTCAATCCGAAATCACATTAGGAGGATCGGAGTATTTGGCTACCATTCACGATACTGTTGCCGGAAAACCGCCAACAATTGATTTTGACTTAGAACTTCGCGTACAAAAATCTTGCCGCGAAGGAATTTGTCAAGGTTGGGTGCGCTCTGCCCATGATTGTGCGGAAGGTGGAATTACTGTTGCTCTGGCTGAATGCTGTATTAACAGTCATCTAGGTGCTGATATTCATTTTGAGTCACCAGCGAACAATGCTCGAAGATGGGACGAAGTACTTTTTGGTGAAAGCGGAGCCAGAATTATTGTTTCAGTACCGTTAGCCCAGCAAGAAAATTGGGAATCCTACTTACAGGAAAACTTGAGCAGCAATTGGCAAAAAATTGGTGTAGTCAAAAACTCCCAAGCAGATTTAAGGGTATTTACTCTTGATAATAAAACTTTAATAAACGTTACGATAGATAATGTAAGCAATCGCTATTATCACTCAATCACTAAGCGTTTAGCAGTTCATAAACAGTTAAACACTCAGTTAACAACCGAATAG
- a CDS encoding adenine phosphoribosyltransferase codes for MDLKSLIRDIPDFPKPGILFRDITTLLRDAQGLRYTIDLFTQKCIDAGMTADFVVGMESRGFIFGAPLAYKLEAGFIPVRKKGKLPAEIHAIEYALEYGTDTLEVHQDALQQGSRVLIADDLIATGGTASATAELIQKVGCELVGFAFIIELQELQGRQKLPDVPIITLVEY; via the coding sequence ATGGATTTGAAATCTTTAATTCGCGATATTCCCGATTTCCCTAAACCCGGAATTTTATTTAGAGATATCACTACTTTGCTGCGCGATGCCCAAGGGTTAAGATACACGATTGATTTATTTACGCAAAAATGTATCGACGCTGGCATGACGGCAGATTTTGTAGTAGGCATGGAGTCGCGAGGATTTATCTTTGGGGCACCTTTAGCTTATAAGCTAGAAGCAGGTTTTATTCCCGTCCGTAAAAAAGGTAAATTGCCAGCAGAAATACACGCAATTGAATATGCACTAGAGTATGGTACGGACACTTTAGAAGTTCATCAGGACGCTTTGCAACAAGGTAGCCGAGTCTTAATCGCTGACGATTTGATTGCTACAGGTGGAACTGCGAGTGCAACTGCCGAATTGATTCAAAAAGTTGGCTGTGAATTGGTCGGATTTGCGTTTATTATCGAGCTACAAGAATTACAAGGTCGTCAAAAGTTACCAGATGTACCTATTATTACTCTTGTGGAATATTAG
- a CDS encoding ferredoxin--nitrite reductase, translated as MSTTQSQKPATLNKFEKIKAEKDGLDIKDELENFAQIGWEAMEKSDLEHRLKWVGVFYRPVTPGKFMLRMRTPNGILSTSQLRVLAEIVQRYGADGSADITTRQNIQLRGVRLEDIPDIFRRLDGAEMTSMQSGMDNVRNITGSPVAGIDGSELVDTRELVQKVQDMITNNGKGNYAFTNLPRKFNIAIEGGRDNSVHAEINDIAFVPAYKNEKLGFNVLVGGFFSARRCEAAIPLNAWVPPNDDVVDLSRAILSVFRDRGSRANRQKSRLMWLIDELGIDQFRSMVEQEFGRTLESAAAKDEIDWDKRDCIGINKQKQPGLNYVGLHVPVGRLYAQDMFDLARLAEVYGSCEVRLTVEQNVIIPNILDDNLEDFFTEPLLEKFSISPQPLERALVSCTGAQFCNFALVETKNRASALAKQLDAELEIPNPVRIHWTGCPNSCGQPQVADIGLMGTKVRKDGKTVEGVDLYMGGKVGKDAQLGTCVQKGIPCDELNNVLKRILIDSFAAKPKNS; from the coding sequence GTGTCTACTACCCAATCCCAGAAACCGGCAACTCTTAACAAGTTTGAAAAAATCAAAGCGGAAAAAGATGGATTAGATATCAAAGATGAATTAGAGAATTTTGCTCAAATCGGTTGGGAAGCGATGGAGAAATCCGATTTAGAACATCGCCTTAAATGGGTAGGAGTTTTTTATCGTCCCGTAACACCAGGTAAGTTCATGTTGCGGATGCGAACCCCCAATGGTATCTTATCTACCAGCCAGTTACGTGTACTTGCCGAGATTGTGCAGCGTTACGGTGCTGATGGTAGTGCCGATATTACAACTCGTCAAAATATTCAGTTGCGGGGAGTTCGTCTCGAAGACATACCGGATATATTCCGTCGTTTGGATGGCGCTGAAATGACTTCCATGCAATCGGGGATGGATAATGTCCGTAATATTACTGGTTCGCCAGTTGCGGGAATTGATGGTTCGGAACTTGTTGATACCCGCGAATTGGTGCAGAAAGTCCAAGACATGATTACCAACAATGGTAAAGGTAATTATGCATTTACCAATCTTCCTCGAAAATTTAATATTGCTATTGAAGGTGGACGGGATAACTCGGTTCATGCCGAAATCAACGATATTGCTTTTGTTCCAGCTTATAAAAATGAAAAGTTAGGATTCAACGTATTAGTCGGTGGCTTTTTCTCAGCAAGACGCTGTGAAGCTGCGATACCGTTGAATGCTTGGGTACCTCCCAACGATGATGTTGTGGATTTATCTCGAGCAATTTTATCTGTATTTCGCGATCGCGGTTCCCGTGCTAATCGTCAAAAATCTCGTTTAATGTGGTTGATTGATGAATTGGGAATTGATCAATTCCGTTCAATGGTTGAACAAGAATTTGGACGCACTTTAGAAAGTGCAGCCGCAAAAGATGAAATCGATTGGGACAAAAGAGATTGCATCGGTATTAACAAGCAAAAGCAACCTGGCTTGAATTACGTTGGCTTGCACGTTCCTGTGGGGCGGCTTTATGCTCAAGATATGTTCGATTTAGCGCGTTTAGCCGAAGTTTACGGTAGTTGTGAAGTTCGTTTAACTGTCGAGCAGAATGTAATTATTCCGAATATTCTTGATGATAATTTGGAAGATTTCTTTACAGAGCCTTTGCTAGAAAAATTTTCTATTAGTCCCCAACCTTTAGAAAGAGCATTGGTATCTTGTACTGGCGCGCAATTTTGTAACTTTGCACTAGTAGAAACTAAAAATCGAGCTTCAGCTTTAGCAAAACAACTCGATGCAGAATTAGAAATACCAAACCCTGTAAGAATTCATTGGACAGGATGTCCTAATTCCTGCGGACAACCTCAAGTAGCCGATATCGGACTAATGGGCACTAAAGTCCGTAAAGATGGCAAGACGGTGGAAGGGGTGGACTTATATATGGGTGGCAAAGTAGGCAAAGATGCCCAATTAGGAACTTGCGTGCAGAAAGGTATTCCTTGCGACGAACTTAATAATGTCTTAAAACGAATATTGATCGACTCTTTTGCCGCTAAACCAAAGAATAGTTAG
- a CDS encoding MFS transporter, protein MLGELLSFRGRYKILHMTWFAFFLSFFVWFNLAPLATQVKADFGLEVGQIRTLAICNVALTVPARIIIGMLLDRFGPRITYSLLLIYAAIPCIAFASAQNFTQLVVSRLALSIVGAGFVIGIRMVAEWFPPKEIGLAEGIYGGWGNFGSAAAAFTLPTIGAFLAFGAGGTLNWRLCIAGSGIVAALYGILYFFNVEDHPPGKVYQKPKNARGLEVTSVRDFSFLMLMNLPLTGILMVLAWRLKKVGLYGDGTLLLVLAALAGLYLFQAYNCWVVNKDLLSGKKKYPAKDRYNFSQVAILELTYIVNFGSELAVVSMLPAFFEGTFSLNPALAGMIASSYAFMNLVSRPGGGLISDKLGSRRITMAVLTAGMGVGYMIFGTVGSSWWLPLAILLVMACSFFVQAGEGSTFAIVPLVKRRVTGQIAGNVGAYGNVGAVAYLTIFSLLPEWLSGGGEQTPAIIAQSNTVFFQMMGIAALIVAFLCWFFLKEPEGSFAEHHEGEDEYSELVIEPNRVN, encoded by the coding sequence ATGCTTGGAGAATTATTATCTTTTCGCGGCAGGTACAAAATCCTGCACATGACTTGGTTTGCTTTCTTTCTTTCATTCTTTGTTTGGTTTAACCTTGCTCCGTTAGCGACACAGGTTAAAGCTGACTTTGGTTTGGAAGTAGGTCAAATCAGAACCTTAGCAATTTGTAACGTTGCTTTGACGGTTCCGGCGCGAATCATTATCGGGATGCTATTAGATAGATTCGGTCCTAGAATTACTTATTCTTTATTGCTTATTTATGCAGCGATTCCCTGTATAGCGTTTGCTAGCGCTCAAAATTTTACGCAGTTAGTAGTTAGTCGTTTGGCATTAAGTATTGTGGGTGCGGGTTTTGTAATTGGTATCCGCATGGTTGCAGAATGGTTCCCTCCTAAAGAGATTGGTTTAGCTGAGGGCATCTATGGAGGTTGGGGTAATTTTGGTTCGGCTGCTGCGGCTTTTACTTTACCTACAATTGGTGCGTTCTTAGCTTTTGGAGCAGGTGGTACTCTTAACTGGAGATTATGTATTGCTGGAAGCGGTATCGTTGCCGCTCTGTATGGAATCCTGTATTTCTTCAATGTAGAGGATCATCCTCCTGGAAAAGTTTACCAAAAGCCTAAGAATGCTAGAGGTTTGGAAGTAACCAGCGTGCGTGATTTCTCGTTCTTGATGTTAATGAACTTGCCTCTAACTGGAATTTTGATGGTTCTAGCTTGGCGCTTGAAGAAGGTTGGTTTATATGGTGACGGAACTCTCTTATTAGTATTGGCAGCATTAGCCGGTTTATATTTATTCCAAGCTTATAACTGTTGGGTTGTAAATAAAGACTTGCTTTCGGGTAAGAAAAAATATCCTGCGAAAGACCGTTACAATTTTTCTCAAGTTGCGATTCTGGAACTAACTTATATCGTTAACTTTGGTTCGGAGTTGGCTGTTGTTTCTATGCTTCCAGCCTTTTTTGAAGGAACATTCAGTTTAAACCCAGCTTTGGCCGGAATGATTGCTTCTAGCTATGCTTTTATGAACTTGGTGTCTCGTCCTGGTGGTGGATTAATTTCGGACAAACTAGGTAGCCGCAGAATAACTATGGCTGTCTTAACTGCTGGTATGGGTGTAGGCTATATGATTTTCGGAACAGTAGGCAGCAGTTGGTGGCTACCACTGGCAATCTTATTAGTTATGGCTTGCTCTTTCTTTGTACAGGCTGGAGAGGGTTCGACATTTGCAATTGTTCCGTTAGTCAAGCGTCGCGTTACCGGTCAAATTGCAGGTAACGTTGGAGCTTATGGAAACGTTGGTGCGGTTGCCTATCTGACTATCTTCAGTTTGTTACCAGAATGGTTAAGCGGTGGTGGAGAACAGACTCCAGCAATTATTGCTCAATCGAATACAGTCTTTTTCCAAATGATGGGTATTGCGGCTTTAATAGTTGCTTTCTTGTGCTGGTTCTTTTTGAAAGAACCTGAAGGTTCCTTTGCGGAACATCATGAAGGAGAAGATGAGTACTCTGAATTAGTGATCGAACCTAATAGAGTAAATTAA
- a CDS encoding HEAT repeat domain-containing protein: MLKTLDIIADAVSEANWILVNQQLQQLLEKKNLDSQVVDNSELEQAVAIVMEVMKTGDFQTRWDIAKIFPKIGKPAIAPLLEILEDEYADLEIRWFALRILGEFNEPQIVLSLVKLLEETEEEELAIASARALANIGKPAIAALIELLKEEKSRLLAVKSLAQIRCLEVIEPLLLIVNDNDSVAQVRVTAIEALGSFHQKHLIPVFIQALQDTDCSVRKEAVIALKMRAYLEEEFDLVNHLQPLLYDINSEVCQQAILAMGCMKNEAAIKALFDILKFKNAPLFIKQEAVRALNWSNSFLALDYLKESLYSNDIELSKEIISVLGRQESTEFKSYAAEILIDFVNSEQEVTHQLGIKQVVATSLGELGDLRALTHLEKMSLDEDSKVRLYAKTAIKKLNDK; this comes from the coding sequence ATGCTAAAAACCCTTGATATAATTGCCGATGCTGTATCAGAAGCGAATTGGATACTTGTTAACCAGCAGTTACAGCAGCTATTAGAGAAGAAAAATTTAGATTCACAGGTTGTAGATAATAGTGAATTGGAACAAGCTGTTGCAATAGTCATGGAGGTAATGAAAACTGGAGATTTTCAAACCCGATGGGATATAGCAAAGATATTCCCTAAAATCGGCAAGCCAGCAATAGCTCCTTTACTTGAAATACTTGAAGACGAATATGCTGATTTAGAAATTCGTTGGTTTGCTCTTCGCATCTTGGGAGAATTCAACGAACCTCAAATAGTTTTATCCCTAGTTAAATTGCTCGAAGAGACAGAAGAAGAAGAATTGGCGATCGCATCTGCTCGGGCACTCGCGAACATTGGTAAACCAGCTATAGCAGCATTAATTGAATTACTTAAGGAAGAAAAATCCCGGTTATTAGCAGTAAAATCCCTGGCTCAAATTCGATGTTTGGAAGTTATCGAACCTTTACTTTTAATTGTGAATGATAATGATTCTGTTGCTCAAGTAAGAGTTACAGCGATTGAAGCTCTGGGTAGTTTTCACCAAAAGCATTTGATTCCTGTATTTATTCAAGCTCTACAAGATACAGATTGTTCCGTTCGCAAAGAAGCAGTTATTGCTTTAAAAATGCGTGCTTATCTTGAAGAAGAATTTGATTTAGTCAATCATCTCCAGCCTTTGCTTTACGACATTAATTCAGAAGTGTGTCAGCAAGCAATACTAGCAATGGGATGTATGAAAAATGAAGCAGCAATAAAAGCGTTATTTGATATTTTAAAGTTTAAGAATGCTCCTTTATTTATTAAACAAGAAGCCGTGCGTGCTTTGAATTGGAGTAATAGTTTTTTAGCCTTAGATTATTTAAAAGAAAGTCTTTATTCAAACGATATTGAACTAAGTAAAGAAATTATTTCTGTATTAGGAAGACAAGAATCAACAGAATTTAAATCTTATGCTGCTGAGATTTTGATTGACTTTGTTAATAGCGAGCAGGAAGTAACGCATCAGTTGGGAATAAAACAGGTAGTAGCGACATCTTTGGGAGAATTAGGAGATTTACGCGCTCTGACTCATCTGGAAAAAATGAGTTTGGATGAGGATTCTAAGGTTAGATTGTATGCAAAAACTGCGATTAAGAAATTGAACGATAAATAG